The DNA region ACTCAACCATAGTTCAGTTTATCCAAGGGATATCTATAATGAAAGCATTTAATGTATCATCTTTATCTTTTGAAAAGTATAGAAAATCTATAGAAGAATATGCGGATTATTGGAAAAAGATAACTGAAACAAATTCACAATCCCATTCAATCTTTTTAGCCATTATGGATTCAGGATTATTATTTACAATACCTCTAGGTGGATATTTCTATATTAATGGTGGTATAGGCTTAGGAACGTATCTCTTATTTATAATTATAAGCATGGGATTTTTAAATTCATTTAAAGCATTACTAGAGCTAGGCTCAAATTTTTCTATGATATTTGAAGGTGTAAATAGAATTAAAAATATTTTAGATATGCCTAAACAAGAGTCAGGTAAATACTCACTATCTAAAAGTGGGAGTTATGACATAGAGATAAAAAATGTTTCATTTAAATATGAAGATAAAAATGTATTAAATAATGTAAACACTAGTCTTGAAAAGGGTACTATAAATGCATTTGTAGGTGCATCAGGAGCAGGAAAAACTACATTGGCTCAACTTATAGGAAGATTTTGGGATGTAAATGAGGGAGAAATATTAATAAATAATAAAAACATAAAAGACATATCTATGGAAAACTTAATGGATTCTGTAGCCTTCGTATTCCAAGATATATTTATGTTAAATGATACTATATATGAAAATATTAGAATGGGAAATGAAAATGTAGATTATGAAGAAGTAACGGAAGCAGCTAAAAAGGCTCAAATACATGATTTTATAATGACTTTACCCAATGGATATGAAACTAGAATGGGTGAAAGTGGTATAAAACTTAGTGGTGGAGAAAAACAAAGGATATCTATAGCCAGAGCCATACTAAAGGACGCACCTATTATACTTTTAGACGAAGCTACAGCATCTCTTGATGCAGACAATGAAATAGAAATACAAAAATCTCTTCAAAAGTTGACAGAAGGAAAAACCGTAATAGTTATAGCACATAAACTAAATACAATAGTAAATTCGGATCAGATAATAGTTCTTAATGATGGACAAATTGAGGAAATAGGAAATCATGAGAAGCTACTTAAAAACAAAAAGCGTTACTTTAATATGTATAAAGAACAGGAACAGGCTAAAGGTTGGGTTGTTTAATGTTATAAAATAAAAGGGTAGAATACTCTACCCTTTATTGTTAACTTTAATATCTGTATAAAATTCCAAGCTACATACATAGCTAATATATGTATGAAAAATTTGTTTAAAATGGTGCGAATTCTTGATCGTTCCACCAAACTTCCTTATATAGATTATATTGCTTAGTAAATTGATCTAAATGGACCTTTTCCCACCCAATTAGAAGATCATAGAGTTTTTTTGCTTCTTCAAAACTACTATTTTTCTTAGCATCTTCATAAAAATCGATAGATGCCTTTTCCATTTGTATTCCTATACCAAAAACCGATATAGCAAGGCTTGTATATTTTTTATCTACCTTTTTCCAGTCAAATATATTAGGAGATGGTGGATCAACTAGGAAAGAAAGTTTAAAATCATCTTCGCTACTGTTTTTAATTTTATCGAAGAGTTGTCTTAAATAATCTGCATGCTTTAGTTCTTCATTAGCTAATTCTATAAAAGCCTCCTTACTTTCATCTGTACCTGCTTGTTGTGCTGCCATGTTATAAAATTCATAGCCTTCAATCTCATTTAAAATAGCTTGTTTAATAATATTTAACTCATCCTTATGCATAAAATATCATTCCTTCCTATAGATTAGTTTGATTTGATACTAAATTTACAATGAATTATACCCAGTTTTAGCTAGAAAACCCAAAACATTTATATTTCTTAAAATTTATTAGAAAATATTATAGAAATATGTCTGAAATTACTGATATAATAAGAACTATAGTTTTAAATTTCCTAATTAATGTACAAAAATTTTACTTATTTAGTGTTTCTAAGAAGGGGGAGGCAATTTGACGGTAAATAAAAATGTTTTAGGTAGAGTATGTGTTATAGGTATTGTTACTACACTTCTTTTACAAAATCATTATTCCGATTACAGTTTATTAAAAAATAAACCTATGGAGGTTCAGGCAGCATCTAATGTTTTAAATATTAATAAAGATAGGCATAATGTTAATGCTGGAAATGAGAGTATATTCAATACAATTTCATCTACAGAAGATGAAAAACAGATAGAAACTAATGGTAAGGTAGAAATTACAAACCAAGAGTTTAGATCTACTTGGATATCTACGGTATATAATTTGGACTGGCCATCAAAAAAAGGGTTATCTATTGAAGATCAAAAACAAGAATTTGTATCATTATTAGATGGATTACAAAAAGCAGGTTTAAACTCTGTAATAGTACAGATAAAGCCTAGTGCCGACAGTTTTTATCCTTCTACATACGGACCTTGGTCTGAGTATTTAACAGGGATTCAAGGACAGGATCCAGGCTATAATCCACTAGCTTTTATGATAGAAGAAACTCATAAACGAAACATGGAATTTCATGCTTGGTTTAACCCTTATCGTGTTAGTGTAAAAGGAGATATAGAAGCTCTTACTGAGGATCATCCGGCAAGAAGAAATCCGAACTGGGTAGTATCCTATGGAGGAAAATTATATTATAACCCTGGAATTCCAGAGGTTAGACAGTTTGTAATAGATAGCATATTAGAGGTTGTAAAAAACTATAACATAGATGGTGTTCATTTAGATGATTATTTTTATCCATATCCAGAAAAAGGGATAGATTTTCCAGATGATGATCTATATAAAACCTACAAAAGATTAGCTAATGAGACAAAGGAAGAGTGGAGAAGGAATAATATTAATGACTTTATAAAAAATCTATATCAATCTATTAAAAATGAAAAGGCAGATGTAGTATTTGGAGTAAGTCCCTTTGGTATATGGCGTAATAAAGCTAATGATCCTAAAGGCTCAGATACTAGAGGAGGAGTTACAAGCTATGATAGTTTATATGCCGATACTAAATATTGGGTAGAAAATGAATGGCTAGATTATATTGCTCCTCAAATATATTGGCATTTTGGTTACGACAGGGCTGAATATGGAAACCTAGTTAATTGGTGGGCAGATTTAGTTAAGGATAAAAAAACCCATCTATATATTGGTCATGCGGCTTATAAGGTGGAGGAAGGAGATACACCTTGGGGAAATCCTTTAGAAATTTCAAACCAAATAGAATATAACAGAGGAATTCCACAGGTTAAAGGTAGTATATTCTTTAGAGCAAAATCTATTCTTAATAATCCTTTAGGTCTTATGGATAAGTTTCAAAATGAAATATATAAAGAAAAAGTAAAAACTCCCAATATACAATAAATTTTTAAAATGAATAAATAGTTAATGACGAACAAAGGCTTAGTTAATTAAGACCTTTTGTTCGTTTTTTTATGTAAATGGAACATTTTTAAAAAAACTACGTCAAAATATGTACATAGACTTAAATTGAGGAGGAAATGTAGAGTGAAAAAGAGATTAATAGTTTTAGGAGTGCTGGTTTTAGTATTGGTGGCAGCTATAGGGTGTACATCTAATACATCTAATGATGGAGGAGAAAAAGAAGTTAATGTTTCTGTGAGTGAGATTGCTGAAAAAATTCAAAGTGATGTGGAATGGCCTTCTCTGATAGATTTGGATGAACAAGGACTAAAGGATTTTTATGGTATTGATGCTAGTGACTTGGAAGAATATGATGTTAAAATACCTATGATGATTGTTAAGTCCAATGAAATTGCTGTGATAAAGGTTAAGGATGCTGAAAAAGTTGAAGAAGTTAAGGAAAACATAGAGAAAAGAGCAGAAAGTATAAAAGAGACTTTTGAAACCTATTTACCAGATCAATATGAAAATGCTAAAAATTATTTACTTAGAGTAGAAGGGAAATATATTATATTTGCCGTACATGAAGATATTACTAAAGTAGAAGAAGTATCCAATAACTTTTTTAAATAAATATTTTTAGTAAACACTTAATGATTAGTTTAGAACTTGTAACAAATAAAAAATTATAGGATTATTAAAAAAGCAGCTATGCTGCTTTTTTAATAATGAATGTAAAATCTAGAATCAAAAAGGATTGATAAACATGGTGTTCAGTAGTATATTTTTTTTATTTTATTTTCTACCAATTACACTTTTAATTTATTATATAGTACCTAGAAAATTTAAGAATACTGTGTTATTTATTGCTAGCCTTATTTTTTATGGTTGGGGAGAACCAATTTATATTACAATTATGATCTTCTCTACTATTGTAGATTATAGCCATGGTATTCTCATTGAGAAATATAGATACAATAGACAAAGAGCAAAACTTATATTATTATCGTCTATAGTTATTAATTTAGGTCTATTGTGTTTCTTTAAATATACAGACTTCTTTATTCAAAATATTAATATGCTATTAAATACTAATTTTTCTTATCTAGGATTACCTTTGCCAATAGGCATTTCATTTTATACTTTTCAAACTATGTCCTATACAATAGATATATATTTAGACAAGTCACCAGTTCAAAAAAATATTATATCCTTTGGAACCTATGTGGCATTGTTTCCTCAGCTAATAGCAGGACCAATTGTTCAATATAATACAATTGCTCATCAGTTGAATAATAGAAAGGAAAATATTTCACAATTTAGTCAAGGCATAGAGAGATTTGCTGTTGGTCTAGGTAAAAAGGTGCTCTTAGCCAATAATATTGGAATGCTGTGGGATGAGATTCAGAGATTGTCAACTAGTGATATGACAGTGTTTACCGCCTGGTTAGGAATTATTGCCTTTAGCTTCCAAATCTATTTTGATTTTAGTGGTTACTCAGATATGGCAATAGGGCTTGGTAAGATATTTGGCTTTGATTTTCTTGAAAATTTTAACTATCCATATATTTCCCAAAGTATAACAGAGTTTTGGAGGAGATGGCATATATCCTTAGGTTCGTGGTTTAGAGACTACGTATATATTCCACTAGGAGGTAATAGGGTAGGATTGTTAAAGCTTTTTAGAAATATTGCTATAGTCTGGTTTTTAACTGGATTTTGGCATGGAGCCAGCTGGAATTTTATACTATGGGGAATATATTTCGGTGTTATTTTAGTGCTTGAAAAAGGTTTTTTATTAAAGGCATTAAGTAAGGTTCATCCTATTATTAGACATATATATGCTTTATTCTTTATTTTAATTGGTTGGGTGCTTTTTAGTTTTGAAAATATATTTAGAGGATTAGAATATTTAAAAATTATGCTAGGTTTTGAAAGATTACCCCTTTACGATCAACGATTCCTATATTACTTTACAAGCTATGGCATAGTTTTAATCTTATTGATCCTTTGCTCTACGCCTATTTTAAAAATGGTTTTAGATTTATTAAAGAAAAAATCTGAAAGATTGGAAGGTGTCGTATTTCAGTTAAGTTTATTATTGATTATGATTTTTTCTATCGCCTATTTAGTTGATAGTACCTACAATCCTTTCCTGTATTTTAGATTTTAAAAAATTGAGAGGGAGGAATGTTATAATGAATATTAATAGAAACAAACTGACTATTACCATATTTTGTAGCATTATATATATAGGTTTAATTTTTAATTTAGTTTTACCAAGTCGTAGCTTTTCTCCCTTTGAGAATAGGATGCTTCAGCAAATGCCCAGTATAACATGGAAGGCTCTTGTGTCCGGACAACTACGTAACGAAACGGAAAATTATGTGGCAGATCAGTTTGTAGCTAGGGATTTTTGGATAGGTTTAAAATCAAATATTGAAATATGGATTGGTAAAAAAGAGAATAACCAAATATACTTTGGCAAGGATGGCTTTTTATTAGAAAAATTTGAAAAACCATCTGAGGAAATTATAAATAATAATATTAATAGTATTATTCAATTAGCTAAAAGTAGTCCTAAAAATGTATTTTTGATGCTTGTTCCAAACTCTGTAGCAATATATAATGATAGGTTACCAGACTATGCAACTACCTATCCACAGCAAAATGTATTAGATTATATTGAAGATAAAACTAAGGATAATTTGAACTTTGTTAATGTTTACAACAGCTTATTGGAAAATAAATCGGACTATATATTTTTCCAAACAGATCATCATTGGACCGCTAGGGGCGCTTATTATGGATATAAGAGATTTTTAGAGATGGAGGGAACAAAGCCTATTTCTATAGATGATTTTAATATAGAAACTGTAAGTGATAGTTTTTATGGAACATATTATTCAAAGGCAAGACAAAATAGAAAAATAGGGGATAGAATAGAAATCTTCAGGCCAAAGAATCACTTTAATATTGTAGTAGATTACAAAGATGAAGGAAGAAAGACAGATTCTCTATATGAACTAAATCGTTTGAAAGAAAAGGACAAATATACTGTGTTTTTAGATGGAAATCATGCACTGTTAACAATTACTACTGATGTAGATAATGATAATGAACTACTTGTTATTAAAGATTCATTCGCCCATGCTATGCTTCCTTTTTTAACTAATCATTATAAAACTATTCATGTAATCGATCCAAGATATTATAATTTAAGTATTAATGAATATATAACTGAAAATAATATAGATACAATACTTGTTTTATATAATCTATCCAATTTTACAACTGACACAACTATATCTAAGGTTAAACGATAGGAGAAAATTAAAAGACTACAAAAACTCTGGAAATTATTTCGGAGTTTTTGGTATAATGATATGATTATACTAAAGGTTTAAAAAATAAGGAGTGACATACATGTTATTAGCTAATGAATGGAAAGATTATGAGCTTATAGATACAGCAGATGGTGAAAAACTAGAGAGATGGGGACAGTATACTTTAAGAAGACCAGACCCACAGGTTATTTGGTCAGCTCAGAAATCTAGTAAAGAGTGGAAAAATGTAGATGCTCATTACCATAGAAGTAGTAAAGGTGGTGGAGAGTGGGAATATAAAAAGAAGCTACCAGAGAGATGGACAGTATCCTTTGGCCCACTTTCATTTTACATAGAACCTACAGGATTTAAACATACAGGACTTTTTCCAGAGCAGGCAGTAAATTGGAAATGGATGATGGAAAAAATACAAGCTGCTGGAAGACCGATTAAAGTATTAAATTTGTTCGCCTATACTGGAGGAGCTACAGTTGCCTCTGCCTATGCGGGTGCTGAAGTATGCCATGTAGATGCATCTAAAGGAATGGTTACTTGGGCAAAGGAAAACGTTGCATTATCAGGCATTGGAGATAAACCTGTTAGATTTATTGTAGACGATGTAATGAAGTTTGTGCAAAGAGAAAAGAGAAGAGGTAAAACTTACGATGCAATAATTATGGACCCACCTTCCTATGGGAGAGGACCTAATAAAGAAGTTTGGAAAATAGAGGATTCTCTATATGGTTTTGTAGAAGAGTGTCTTGATATACTTTCTCCAAATCCGTTATTTTTCTTAATCAATTCATATACTGCTGGATTTTCACCATATGTACTAAGTAATATATTACAGTCTACAGTAGGAAGAAAATACGATGGTAAAATTTCCTGTGGTGAAGTAGGTATTCCTGTATCTGGAAAGGAAATTGTACTTCCATGTGGAATATATGGACGCTGGGAAGAATAGGAGAGTGTATTTAATTGAATAAAAAAATACCTATTCTTTTTGAAGATAATCATTTATTGGTTGTAGAAAAGCCACCGAATATTTTATCTCAAGGGGATCAAACGAGAGATGCAGACATGTTAACCCTATTAAAGGAAGATATTAAAGAAAGATATAATAAACCTGGCAATGTTTATCTAGGGCTGGTTCATCGTTTAGATAGACCTGTAGGTGGCGTAATGGTTTTTGCTAAAACCTCAAAGTCTGCCTCTAGGCTTTCGGATCAAATAAGAAAAAGAGAATTTGAAAAAAGCTATATGGCTGTTATTCATGGAAAGCCTTCTAAGAAGAAGGATACATTAATTCATTATCTATTAA from Alkaliphilus flagellatus includes:
- a CDS encoding ferritin-like domain-containing protein, yielding MHKDELNIIKQAILNEIEGYEFYNMAAQQAGTDESKEAFIELANEELKHADYLRQLFDKIKNSSEDDFKLSFLVDPPSPNIFDWKKVDKKYTSLAISVFGIGIQMEKASIDFYEDAKKNSSFEEAKKLYDLLIGWEKVHLDQFTKQYNLYKEVWWNDQEFAPF
- a CDS encoding glycoside hydrolase family 10 protein, with product MTVNKNVLGRVCVIGIVTTLLLQNHYSDYSLLKNKPMEVQAASNVLNINKDRHNVNAGNESIFNTISSTEDEKQIETNGKVEITNQEFRSTWISTVYNLDWPSKKGLSIEDQKQEFVSLLDGLQKAGLNSVIVQIKPSADSFYPSTYGPWSEYLTGIQGQDPGYNPLAFMIEETHKRNMEFHAWFNPYRVSVKGDIEALTEDHPARRNPNWVVSYGGKLYYNPGIPEVRQFVIDSILEVVKNYNIDGVHLDDYFYPYPEKGIDFPDDDLYKTYKRLANETKEEWRRNNINDFIKNLYQSIKNEKADVVFGVSPFGIWRNKANDPKGSDTRGGVTSYDSLYADTKYWVENEWLDYIAPQIYWHFGYDRAEYGNLVNWWADLVKDKKTHLYIGHAAYKVEEGDTPWGNPLEISNQIEYNRGIPQVKGSIFFRAKSILNNPLGLMDKFQNEIYKEKVKTPNIQ
- a CDS encoding MBOAT family O-acyltransferase yields the protein MVFSSIFFLFYFLPITLLIYYIVPRKFKNTVLFIASLIFYGWGEPIYITIMIFSTIVDYSHGILIEKYRYNRQRAKLILLSSIVINLGLLCFFKYTDFFIQNINMLLNTNFSYLGLPLPIGISFYTFQTMSYTIDIYLDKSPVQKNIISFGTYVALFPQLIAGPIVQYNTIAHQLNNRKENISQFSQGIERFAVGLGKKVLLANNIGMLWDEIQRLSTSDMTVFTAWLGIIAFSFQIYFDFSGYSDMAIGLGKIFGFDFLENFNYPYISQSITEFWRRWHISLGSWFRDYVYIPLGGNRVGLLKLFRNIAIVWFLTGFWHGASWNFILWGIYFGVILVLEKGFLLKALSKVHPIIRHIYALFFILIGWVLFSFENIFRGLEYLKIMLGFERLPLYDQRFLYYFTSYGIVLILLILCSTPILKMVLDLLKKKSERLEGVVFQLSLLLIMIFSIAYLVDSTYNPFLYFRF
- a CDS encoding class I SAM-dependent methyltransferase, coding for MLLANEWKDYELIDTADGEKLERWGQYTLRRPDPQVIWSAQKSSKEWKNVDAHYHRSSKGGGEWEYKKKLPERWTVSFGPLSFYIEPTGFKHTGLFPEQAVNWKWMMEKIQAAGRPIKVLNLFAYTGGATVASAYAGAEVCHVDASKGMVTWAKENVALSGIGDKPVRFIVDDVMKFVQREKRRGKTYDAIIMDPPSYGRGPNKEVWKIEDSLYGFVEECLDILSPNPLFFLINSYTAGFSPYVLSNILQSTVGRKYDGKISCGEVGIPVSGKEIVLPCGIYGRWEE
- a CDS encoding ABC transporter ATP-binding protein yields the protein MKKQSNLNYLLYLAGGEKKKLFLAVILSVISSILAFAPFLIIYKMIMILFEGNVVYKDIFNLAVLAAVIIIVRIIFFIASGAFSHVAAFNILYNIRMKIIKHMGNLNLGFFTNKTSGELKKVINEDIEKMENFLAHHIPDISAAVVAPFIMFIYLLYLNYKMALVLLIPVVIGGVIQSIMFKNFEKRMEHYFTLLENMNSTIVQFIQGISIMKAFNVSSLSFEKYRKSIEEYADYWKKITETNSQSHSIFLAIMDSGLLFTIPLGGYFYINGGIGLGTYLLFIIISMGFLNSFKALLELGSNFSMIFEGVNRIKNILDMPKQESGKYSLSKSGSYDIEIKNVSFKYEDKNVLNNVNTSLEKGTINAFVGASGAGKTTLAQLIGRFWDVNEGEILINNKNIKDISMENLMDSVAFVFQDIFMLNDTIYENIRMGNENVDYEEVTEAAKKAQIHDFIMTLPNGYETRMGESGIKLSGGEKQRISIARAILKDAPIILLDEATASLDADNEIEIQKSLQKLTEGKTVIVIAHKLNTIVNSDQIIVLNDGQIEEIGNHEKLLKNKKRYFNMYKEQEQAKGWVV
- a CDS encoding DUF4358 domain-containing protein, which codes for MKKRLIVLGVLVLVLVAAIGCTSNTSNDGGEKEVNVSVSEIAEKIQSDVEWPSLIDLDEQGLKDFYGIDASDLEEYDVKIPMMIVKSNEIAVIKVKDAEKVEEVKENIEKRAESIKETFETYLPDQYENAKNYLLRVEGKYIIFAVHEDITKVEEVSNNFFK
- a CDS encoding DHHW family protein is translated as MNINRNKLTITIFCSIIYIGLIFNLVLPSRSFSPFENRMLQQMPSITWKALVSGQLRNETENYVADQFVARDFWIGLKSNIEIWIGKKENNQIYFGKDGFLLEKFEKPSEEIINNNINSIIQLAKSSPKNVFLMLVPNSVAIYNDRLPDYATTYPQQNVLDYIEDKTKDNLNFVNVYNSLLENKSDYIFFQTDHHWTARGAYYGYKRFLEMEGTKPISIDDFNIETVSDSFYGTYYSKARQNRKIGDRIEIFRPKNHFNIVVDYKDEGRKTDSLYELNRLKEKDKYTVFLDGNHALLTITTDVDNDNELLVIKDSFAHAMLPFLTNHYKTIHVIDPRYYNLSINEYITENNIDTILVLYNLSNFTTDTTISKVKR